The Sphaerisporangium siamense genome includes the window CCATGGGGTCGTTGTCGATGTAAGCCACCCGGGCGCCGGGGGCCACCGACTGCGCGATCTCGTGCACGTTGCCCTGGGTGGGCAGGCCGCAGCCGATGTCGATGAACTGCCGGATGCCGGCCTCGCCCGCGAGGTACCGCACCGCGCGGCCGAGGAAGCGACGTCCCTCGTGCCACAGCAGGGAGAGGTTGGGGATGATCGCCATCGCGGCCTCGGCCGCCTCGCGGTCGACCGCGAAGTTGTCCTTGCCGCCGAGGATGTAGTCGGCGACCCGGCCCATGTTCGGCGAGGTGGTGTCGAGCTTCGGCCGCGCCGGAGTTGACGATGGCACCGCGTCCTCCATGGAGCTGATCCCCCTTTTCGCTGGAGATTATCGGCTTTCCGAATCATCCGCCACGCAACTGGCCGGTATGTCCGTGAGTCGCGTCTTACGAGAAGATGCTGCGCAAACCGGCCGCGAGGCGCTCGAAGTCGCTTTCCCTGTTGTAGACCTGCGCCGACACCCGCAACAGGCCCGCGTCAGGCCACGCTTTCACCCCGGCCCGGCAGCCGCATGTGTGGAAGATCTCATTGCTCAACGCCTCCGCCGCGTCATAGGTCACCGCGACGCCGCGCGGCAGGCGCAGGACGCGCATGGACAGCTCCGCGTCGCCCCGCCACGCCGCCAGCCCGGTGGCCTCCGCGACGATCCGCTGGCCGCGCAGGGCGAGCGCGGCGTTGCGCTCCCGGGTCTCGGCGGCGCCGAGCTCCTCCAGCACCCGCAGTCCGTACGGCGCGGCGAGCCAGGCAGTGTGGTCGCGGGTGCCCTGGAACTCCACGCTGGAGGGGAAGCCCTCTTCGAGGGCGAAGGAGGCGATGACCGGCTCCACACGCGCGCGCCAGGCCGGCGCCACCGCCAGCACCCCGCACGGCCGGGGCGCGAACGCCCACTTGTGCAGGTTGCCCGTCCAGAAGTCCGCGCCGATCGCGCCGAGGTCGACCTCCAGCATGCCGGGCGCGTGCGCGGCGTCCACGACGGTGACCACGCCGAGCGCGCGAAGCCCTTCGACGAGGCGGCGCACGGGCAGCAGCCGCGCGGTGCTGGAGGTGACGTGGTCGAAGATCGCGACCTTCGTGCGCGGGGTCACGGCCGCGAGGAAGGCCGCGGCGGCGTCCTCCGCCGACCACTCGCCGTCCGAGCGGCCCGGCAGGGTGACCGTGTCCACCTCCGCGCCGGCACGGCCGGCCCTGCGGCGCGCGGCGATGCCGACGGCCCCGTAGGCGTGGTCGCAGACGAGGATCCGGTCGCCGGGCGCGAGCGGCACCGAGTCGAGCGCGACGGCGACGCCCTCGGTGACGTTCTCCACGAACGCCAGCCCGCCGGGGTCGGCGCCGAGGAACGCGGCCACCTCCTCCCTGGCCTTGGCCACGCGCTCCCCCAGGGTCGCGTGGTAGGCGTCGGGGTCCCGGTCGGCCTCGGCGCGGAACTCGTCCTGGCGCCGCCGCACGACCGCGGGCACCGCGCCGAACGAGCCGTGGTTGAGGTGGGCGACGGACGGATCCAGACGGAAATCCTCGGCGTTCACACAACGGACCCTAACTCCTCGCCCGCGCCCGGAGCCGCCGGCGCGGGCGTCCGGCGACACGGCCGCATCGCCCGCACGCATCAATAACGCTACCTCTCATTCAACAAAGGGAATTCGGGAAAAGTGACACCGAATGCCCGCCTTGCTCTGCCGGGATTCACCGTTTACCATCACATTGTCATAGATCAGATAATCCGGTGTCACACCGATTCCGTCCCCGGCAGATCCGGTCGCACCGATAAACGAATATGCGTAACGCGTCTGCCTGACGCGACGACCCGCGGAACCGACCGACATATCGGGCGACTCCTCGCAGGTAGTAGCGGGATTCGCAGCCGGCCGGCCGCCGTCGGCGCCCTTCGCGAGCCCGCCATCAGCCGTCGCAGGCCCCCCATTCCGACCGGTTCCCATACCACTGATAAACCGCCGTGCCATTTTCCCTGATTTCGCCGCCCGGCGTCCGCGACGCCATCGGACGCGACACCGGCCCGGCGACCTCCAGGCGAGCGCGCCGCGCATAGCAGGAACGAAGCGGGAACCAAGGAGATCGCATGACGCCGAAAAGACGCACGGCCATGGTCGCCGCGCTGCTTCTGCTGCCCGCCTGCTCCGGGGCGACCAGAGGTGGCGACGGAGGCGACGAGGGCGGGTCCGGGCGCCAGGTGCTGCGCGTCCTGACGGTCAACATGCCACGCTCGCTGGACCCGGTGGACATCGACGCCCAGCGCATGCCGGAGAACGGCCTGGCCGACACGCTCGTCGTGCAGAACGACGACGCCACCCTGCGGCCGGGGCTGGCGACCCGGTGGCGACTGCTCAAGCCCACGCTGTGGGAGTTCGACATCCGGCCGGGCGTGAGGTTCTGGAGCGGGGCGCCCGCCGACGCCGCCGCCGTCAAGGCGTCGTTCGAACGGCACCAGAGGAGGAACACCCGCGTGAAGTCCCTGCTGAGCGGCCTGGAGTTCGTCGCGGCCGGCCCCACGACCCTCCGCGTCCGCACCGGCAAGCCCGTCCCGGGCCTGCCTTTCCAGCTGTCCTTCTTCGCGCTGGGCGTGCACAACGCCGCCGAGGCGGAGCGGCGGGGCGAGGACTTCAAGCGGCACCCGGACCTGACCGGTTTCATGAAGCCCGTACGGTTCGTCCCCGGCGAGACGCTGGTGGCCGAGGCCAACCCCCACTACTGGGGCCTCCCGCCGGGCGGGTCTCGTCTCAAGGGCATCGAGGCACGTCTCGGCGCGGACTCCCAAGGCCGGACGCTCGCGCTGCGCGCCGGCGACGCCGACGCGGACTACAACATGGAGATCGACCAGCAGGCGCAGTACGAACGGGCCAGGCCGGCCTTCCAGGTGTACGCGACCGTGCCCACCACGCGGAACATCTGGCTCAACCTCGGGAAGGCACCCGCGCTGCGGGACCGGGCGGTCCGGACGGCGCTCGACCTGGCCGCCGACAGGAGGGCGCTCATCGACGGCCTCAACCACGGGTACGCCCGGCCGGCCACGGGGCACTTCCCCGCCGGGCTGCCGTACGCGATCACCACCGGCACGCGCACCGACGTCGAGAAGGCGAAGTCCGTGCTGGACGCGGCCGGCTGGGTGCCCGGCCCCGACGGCGTCCGGGCCAGAGGCGGCACACGGCTGCACTTCAGGATCCTCACCTACGCGGTGTTCCAGCCCCTCGCCATCGCGCTGCAGAGCCAGTGGCGGCGCATCGGCGTCGGCACCGAACTGGCCCCGGTGGAGACCACCGCGTCCAACCAGATGATGCTCGACGGCGACTTCGAGATCGCCACGTACTGCTCCTGCGGCAGCGCCACCGGGGACATCGCCGGGCAGCTCCGCGCCTTCTACCGCACCGGCGTGGTGACGAACTACGGCGGCTACTCCAACCCCGACGCGGACCGGCTGATCGACGAGCTGGGCACGGAGTTCGACCAGGGGCGTCAGTACGCACTGGCCAAGAGGATCCAGGAGATCGTGCGCGGGGACGTGGCGCTGCTCTACCTGTACGCCTCGACACAGTGGGGGGCGGCCTACACCGGCCGGGTGCGCGGGGTCGATCCGAAGCTCTCCAAGCGGGTCGTGCCCGGCATGTGGATCGCAGGGTAGGGGCGCCGCCGTGCCGCGGTACGTCGCGCTGCGCCTGGCCGCCACCATGCCCGTCCTCGCCGGCGTGTCGATCGTGTTGTTCGCGTTGATCCGGTTGATCCCCGGCGACCCGAGCCACGCGATCCTGATGTC containing:
- a CDS encoding aminotransferase class V-fold PLP-dependent enzyme; amino-acid sequence: MNAEDFRLDPSVAHLNHGSFGAVPAVVRRRQDEFRAEADRDPDAYHATLGERVAKAREEVAAFLGADPGGLAFVENVTEGVAVALDSVPLAPGDRILVCDHAYGAVGIAARRRAGRAGAEVDTVTLPGRSDGEWSAEDAAAAFLAAVTPRTKVAIFDHVTSSTARLLPVRRLVEGLRALGVVTVVDAAHAPGMLEVDLGAIGADFWTGNLHKWAFAPRPCGVLAVAPAWRARVEPVIASFALEEGFPSSVEFQGTRDHTAWLAAPYGLRVLEELGAAETRERNAALALRGQRIVAEATGLAAWRGDAELSMRVLRLPRGVAVTYDAAEALSNEIFHTCGCRAGVKAWPDAGLLRVSAQVYNRESDFERLAAGLRSIFS
- a CDS encoding ABC transporter substrate-binding protein, which translates into the protein MTPKRRTAMVAALLLLPACSGATRGGDGGDEGGSGRQVLRVLTVNMPRSLDPVDIDAQRMPENGLADTLVVQNDDATLRPGLATRWRLLKPTLWEFDIRPGVRFWSGAPADAAAVKASFERHQRRNTRVKSLLSGLEFVAAGPTTLRVRTGKPVPGLPFQLSFFALGVHNAAEAERRGEDFKRHPDLTGFMKPVRFVPGETLVAEANPHYWGLPPGGSRLKGIEARLGADSQGRTLALRAGDADADYNMEIDQQAQYERARPAFQVYATVPTTRNIWLNLGKAPALRDRAVRTALDLAADRRALIDGLNHGYARPATGHFPAGLPYAITTGTRTDVEKAKSVLDAAGWVPGPDGVRARGGTRLHFRILTYAVFQPLAIALQSQWRRIGVGTELAPVETTASNQMMLDGDFEIATYCSCGSATGDIAGQLRAFYRTGVVTNYGGYSNPDADRLIDELGTEFDQGRQYALAKRIQEIVRGDVALLYLYASTQWGAAYTGRVRGVDPKLSKRVVPGMWIAG